A DNA window from Undibacterium sp. YM2 contains the following coding sequences:
- a CDS encoding class I SAM-dependent methyltransferase, translating to MDALEKNIIDLGAWLELPAGSYIRQWEQAMLDKLTVDIFGFNALQIGLPQIDALAASRMPHRWLTNSRMPDENQPGQKRPVVVVHDFAELPFDAHSIDLIVLPHVLEFAEEPHQILREVERVLIPEGRVIITGFNRASLWGARQATGRLSKNYFLPKEGEFISPPRLKDWLKLLNMEVGSSDFGCYAPPFKSEKWLQRYRFMEKAGQRWWPYFGAVYILQAVKRVKGMHLIGPAWKQKRVSSTHALPVANKSKSIKWII from the coding sequence ATGGATGCTTTGGAAAAAAACATTATAGACCTTGGAGCATGGTTAGAGCTGCCGGCAGGTAGCTATATCCGTCAATGGGAGCAGGCCATGCTCGATAAATTGACGGTCGATATCTTTGGTTTCAATGCCTTGCAGATAGGTTTGCCGCAAATTGATGCGCTGGCAGCCAGTCGCATGCCACATCGCTGGCTGACCAATTCCCGTATGCCTGACGAAAACCAGCCGGGGCAAAAGCGACCTGTTGTGGTCGTGCATGATTTTGCTGAGCTGCCTTTTGATGCACACAGCATAGATTTGATCGTCTTGCCGCATGTGCTGGAATTTGCTGAGGAACCACACCAGATATTGCGCGAGGTGGAGAGGGTATTGATACCAGAGGGCCGGGTTATCATCACTGGCTTTAACCGTGCCAGCCTGTGGGGGGCAAGACAGGCGACCGGACGTTTGAGCAAGAATTATTTCCTGCCCAAAGAGGGTGAGTTCATCAGCCCGCCGCGTTTGAAGGACTGGTTGAAGTTATTGAATATGGAAGTGGGTAGCAGCGATTTTGGTTGCTATGCTCCCCCTTTCAAATCGGAAAAATGGTTGCAACGCTATCGTTTCATGGAAAAAGCAGGGCAACGCTGGTGGCCTTATTTTGGCGCAGTGTATATATTGCAGGCCGTGAAAAGAGTCAAAGGCATGCATTTGATAGGACCGGCATGGAAACAAAAGCGGGTATCCAGTACACATGCCTTGCCAGTTGCAAACAAATCAAAAAGTATCAAATGGATAATATAG
- a CDS encoding manganese efflux pump yields the protein MLEVILFGIVAGLDNLQASTSLGLLPMQRKRIHMLAIAFCVCEMGAAILGLMLGHGLISMLGPLASTFAPFAMLVCGVIILWLAYRSEARGLPQFVNHPGFLLGLPLALSLDNVVAGAGVSFSSAPVLNSAIIVGVISAGMACFGLYFANWIRNFLPKRVELLAGAYMCFLAVRMMYND from the coding sequence ATGCTTGAGGTCATCTTATTTGGTATTGTCGCTGGGCTCGACAATTTGCAGGCCAGCACTTCGCTGGGGCTGTTACCCATGCAACGCAAACGCATACACATGCTGGCGATTGCGTTCTGTGTCTGTGAAATGGGTGCGGCCATCCTTGGTCTGATGCTCGGGCATGGCCTGATCAGCATGCTGGGGCCGCTTGCCTCGACATTTGCACCATTTGCGATGCTGGTTTGCGGTGTGATTATCTTGTGGCTGGCTTACAGAAGTGAAGCCAGGGGCTTGCCGCAATTTGTCAATCACCCAGGCTTTTTGCTGGGCTTGCCACTGGCGCTGAGTCTTGACAATGTCGTCGCTGGCGCAGGTGTCAGCTTTTCCAGTGCACCCGTGTTGAATTCGGCCATTATCGTCGGTGTCATCAGTGCAGGCATGGCTTGCTTTGGCCTGTATTTCGCCAACTGGATACGTAATTTTTTGCCCAAGCGTGTGGAATTGCTGGCAGGTGCTTATATGTGCTTTCTGGCAGTACGCATGATGTATAACGACTGA
- a CDS encoding MipA/OmpV family protein, which produces MKHIFTLTAIAFSSLMAMSFSAQAQDKTAQEPESTAVVGAGVFYAPEYIGAKKNRFGPAIYGEYQNKNGFFASTMRGVGFGTKVDDFSFSAALGYRPGREDSRDSKSLFSSDDLKGMGNISGSATVNLHAGTTFGPGIKASVDANLALSHRENGNAYKFGLAAPVFQTATDRVEIGGNLTYSDAKYNQTYFGVTPTQSTNSGYKTFAPKAGFSQAMATVAWTHVIDKNWSVRSAAGVSQVMGDAADSPLTKKKTSPILMTTVNYAF; this is translated from the coding sequence ATGAAACACATATTTACACTGACAGCTATTGCTTTCTCCAGCTTGATGGCCATGTCATTCTCTGCTCAGGCACAGGACAAAACGGCGCAAGAACCAGAATCAACTGCCGTGGTCGGTGCCGGTGTGTTCTACGCACCCGAGTACATCGGTGCAAAGAAAAATCGCTTTGGCCCAGCTATCTATGGTGAATATCAAAACAAGAACGGTTTCTTTGCCAGCACCATGCGTGGCGTGGGTTTCGGTACGAAAGTAGATGATTTCTCATTCAGCGCAGCTCTGGGTTATCGTCCAGGCCGTGAAGATTCACGCGATTCCAAATCCCTGTTCAGCTCAGATGACTTGAAAGGCATGGGCAATATCTCTGGCTCAGCAACAGTCAACCTGCATGCAGGTACAACATTTGGTCCCGGGATCAAGGCAAGCGTAGATGCTAACCTGGCACTTTCGCACAGAGAGAATGGCAATGCCTACAAATTTGGTCTGGCAGCACCTGTATTCCAGACAGCAACAGACAGGGTAGAAATTGGTGGTAACCTGACTTACAGCGATGCGAAATATAACCAGACTTATTTTGGCGTAACGCCGACACAAAGCACCAATTCCGGTTATAAAACATTTGCTCCTAAAGCAGGTTTCTCACAGGCGATGGCAACAGTTGCATGGACCCATGTAATCGATAAAAACTGGTCTGTACGCAGTGCCGCCGGAGTATCGCAAGTGATGGGTGATGCTGCTGACAGCCCGCTGACGAAAAAGAAAACCAGCCCAATCTTGATGACTACCGTCAATTACGCTTTCTGA
- a CDS encoding PQQ-binding-like beta-propeller repeat protein produces MTQTNWWMFHGDTAHTGEVQGSDISRDTLDQFKLLHDIAIPGPVLSVPAIVDGYLYVGLANNHELPGANGGKFMKIELSSGRTVAHYEWPIDPTEGDTHGFMGMGCTPAVWDNKVYFSAFNGKFYCLNATDLSLNWVVDLRHADPDFNQPTSNLGDVSAGVPAAGWSSPVIAAADGPNANGLVFVGMGEGENPGCFGFIYAMDAQTGQVQWIYCTCQYEEGVPNLPNVLPPESVSGALPAMYSIGPNNPAIRGASVWSSIAYDERLDRLYCATGNPVPDSALPSKGFSNGILSLDASSGQFRGFSQPPAESSYRATDVDVDFGGSPTLMTINGRRIVTAGCKNGGFFRFDAATLELLNWRQLLPYYNDGSQIPTVDPHVSPNDQRMDPYVPNQESDEEDQENYSGTYSTAAVHTALGRLFIGVGGNNYHNVEAGIDYRTTPFMRALDWETLEDAWAMDDRDPRLYIESQPPMYRTPGESGLSSPVVVNDLVFFSTSKVAVYAFDVYTGKMLWKDDLGDQTGGMNGGYGYCLGPAVAGNYMVAGALVFGKQGGVLRIYGLQDKEKQHA; encoded by the coding sequence ATGACGCAAACTAACTGGTGGATGTTCCATGGCGATACTGCGCACACGGGTGAAGTGCAGGGCAGTGATATCAGTCGTGACACACTTGATCAATTCAAATTACTGCACGATATAGCCATCCCTGGCCCGGTCTTGTCCGTGCCTGCGATTGTTGATGGTTATCTGTACGTGGGCCTGGCGAATAATCATGAACTGCCTGGTGCGAATGGTGGCAAGTTCATGAAAATAGAATTATCCAGTGGCAGGACAGTGGCGCATTATGAATGGCCGATAGACCCGACAGAGGGTGATACGCACGGCTTCATGGGTATGGGTTGTACCCCGGCTGTGTGGGACAATAAAGTCTATTTCAGCGCCTTCAATGGCAAGTTCTATTGCCTGAATGCGACAGACCTGAGTTTGAACTGGGTCGTGGATTTGCGCCATGCTGATCCTGATTTCAACCAACCTACATCCAATCTCGGCGATGTGTCAGCAGGCGTGCCTGCAGCGGGCTGGTCATCTCCGGTGATTGCGGCTGCAGATGGCCCTAATGCTAATGGCCTTGTCTTTGTTGGCATGGGGGAAGGCGAAAACCCCGGCTGCTTTGGTTTTATCTATGCCATGGACGCGCAGACCGGCCAGGTGCAATGGATATACTGCACCTGCCAGTACGAAGAAGGTGTGCCCAATTTGCCGAACGTCTTGCCGCCAGAATCTGTGAGCGGCGCTTTGCCAGCCATGTATTCCATCGGGCCAAATAATCCTGCCATACGCGGCGCCTCGGTATGGTCATCAATTGCCTACGACGAGCGGCTGGATCGCCTGTACTGCGCAACCGGCAACCCTGTGCCTGACAGTGCATTGCCCAGCAAAGGTTTTTCCAACGGTATATTGTCGCTGGATGCATCCAGTGGCCAATTCCGTGGCTTTAGCCAGCCACCGGCAGAAAGCAGTTATCGTGCTACTGATGTCGATGTTGATTTTGGTGGCTCACCGACATTGATGACGATCAATGGCCGCCGCATCGTCACTGCTGGTTGCAAGAACGGTGGTTTCTTCAGGTTTGATGCAGCGACACTGGAATTGCTGAACTGGCGGCAACTGCTGCCTTATTACAATGATGGTTCCCAGATACCCACGGTAGATCCGCACGTGTCACCGAATGACCAGCGTATGGACCCCTATGTGCCGAATCAGGAGTCAGATGAAGAAGACCAGGAAAATTATTCCGGCACTTACAGCACGGCAGCAGTGCACACTGCGCTGGGTCGTTTATTCATCGGTGTGGGTGGCAATAATTATCACAATGTCGAAGCTGGGATTGATTACCGCACGACCCCTTTCATGCGTGCCCTGGATTGGGAAACCCTGGAAGATGCCTGGGCCATGGATGACCGTGATCCGCGTCTGTACATAGAGTCACAACCACCGATGTATCGCACGCCTGGTGAATCCGGTTTGAGTTCACCTGTTGTCGTCAATGACCTGGTGTTCTTTTCCACCTCCAAAGTGGCTGTGTATGCCTTTGATGTCTATACCGGCAAGATGTTGTGGAAGGATGATCTGGGTGACCAGACTGGTGGCATGAATGGCGGCTATGGCTATTGCCTGGGGCCGGCAGTGGCAGGCAATTACATGGTGGCCGGTGCGTTGGTATTCGGCAAGCAGGGTGGCGTATTGCGCATTTATGGTTTGCAGGACAAGGAGAAGCAACATGCTTGA
- the earP gene encoding elongation factor P maturation arginine rhamnosyltransferase EarP, whose protein sequence is MHLTEINTTHAAKSLALFCKVVDNFGDIGICWRMARQLQQEHRIAVTLWVDDLRSFQRICPPVNIDAEVQEIAGVTVRYWRDQQGTFTVADIADIVIEFFACDIPPGYIQAMAQCEPRPVWLNLEGLTAEEWVEGCHTLPSPHPSLSLTKHFFFPGFNNKTGGLLREASLDHERAAFQADTQAVAAFLQQLGLTETEIKSTKVSLFCYPHAPVADLLKIWQKADQAMTCLVPEGVASEAIAAFLGQASKAGVSGSQGALTVRVLPFIPQADYDKLLWACDINFVRGEDSFVRAQWANRPFIWHIYPQDENLHHVKLKAFLKTTTSVSASLVTLSHAWNGVSHPPLDWAEIWQAFQADLPEIAQLSGNWQEKMRENGDMTGNLLKFVNAVRVASQKDAV, encoded by the coding sequence ATGCATTTAACAGAAATAAATACGACTCACGCAGCAAAATCTTTGGCCCTGTTTTGCAAGGTTGTCGATAACTTTGGTGATATAGGCATTTGCTGGCGCATGGCCAGGCAACTGCAGCAAGAACATCGCATCGCCGTCACGTTATGGGTAGATGATTTACGCAGCTTCCAGCGCATCTGCCCACCAGTGAATATTGATGCCGAAGTGCAGGAAATTGCGGGCGTTACCGTCAGATACTGGCGCGATCAGCAAGGCACATTTACAGTTGCTGACATTGCCGATATCGTCATAGAGTTTTTTGCCTGCGACATACCGCCAGGCTATATCCAGGCCATGGCACAGTGTGAGCCACGCCCGGTCTGGCTCAATCTGGAAGGCTTGACGGCAGAGGAATGGGTAGAAGGCTGCCATACCCTGCCCTCGCCCCATCCTTCCTTGTCATTGACCAAGCATTTCTTTTTTCCCGGCTTCAATAACAAAACTGGTGGCTTGTTGCGCGAAGCCAGCCTGGACCACGAAAGAGCTGCATTTCAAGCTGATACTCAGGCCGTCGCTGCCTTCTTGCAGCAATTGGGGCTGACTGAAACTGAGATCAAGAGCACAAAAGTATCGCTGTTTTGCTACCCACATGCACCTGTGGCTGATTTACTCAAGATATGGCAAAAGGCTGACCAGGCCATGACTTGCCTGGTGCCTGAAGGCGTCGCCAGTGAAGCAATAGCAGCATTTTTGGGGCAGGCATCCAAAGCAGGTGTCAGTGGCAGTCAAGGTGCATTGACTGTGCGTGTACTGCCATTCATCCCCCAGGCAGATTACGATAAATTGCTGTGGGCCTGCGATATCAACTTTGTCCGTGGTGAAGACTCATTCGTGCGGGCGCAGTGGGCCAATAGACCCTTCATCTGGCATATCTATCCTCAGGATGAAAACCTGCATCATGTGAAATTGAAGGCATTTTTAAAAACCACTACATCTGTCTCGGCAAGCCTGGTTACCTTGTCACATGCCTGGAATGGCGTCAGCCACCCGCCACTGGACTGGGCGGAAATATGGCAGGCCTTTCAAGCCGACCTCCCTGAAATTGCACAGCTTTCTGGCAATTGGCAGGAAAAAATGCGCGAAAATGGGGATATGACGGGCAATTTATTGAAGTTCGTCAATGCAGTTAGGGTGGCAAGCCAAAAAGATGCAGTATAA
- a CDS encoding ferritin-like protein has product MIRLKHLLIEHRDNSFDHRLKLLKHSLQTAIELEHSTIPPYLYALYSIKTDQNLEAAHLIKSIVKQEMLHMSLDCNVLNAIGGHPKIDHPRFIPHYPGNLPGSVEDSLIVPLAALSKQLLLDVFMVIEEPEKTVDGDTPPADGVTIGEFYAHIKKEICELSKMGNIFTGPPEKQLVTGFRELQNKGVYDEETALAAIDMIVEQGEGSDISPLDPEHELAHYYKYAEIYHGRKLIANPTPKPGQPAWVFEGHRIEFDAGGIYPVISNPNRHSYAGKPRITDLNLTFNSTYSDMLRKLHNVFNGQPDNLALALLSMQSLREQAQLLMTQEVVPGQTAGPTFDYIPA; this is encoded by the coding sequence ATGATTCGCCTCAAGCACCTGTTAATAGAACACCGTGACAATAGTTTTGATCACAGGCTCAAGCTGCTCAAGCATTCCCTGCAGACAGCCATAGAGCTGGAGCATTCGACCATACCGCCTTATCTGTATGCCTTGTACTCGATCAAGACAGACCAGAATCTGGAGGCCGCCCATCTCATTAAATCCATCGTCAAGCAGGAAATGCTGCACATGTCGCTGGACTGCAATGTCCTCAATGCCATAGGCGGGCATCCAAAAATTGATCATCCGCGCTTTATTCCTCACTATCCTGGGAACTTGCCAGGTTCGGTCGAGGACAGCCTTATCGTGCCTCTGGCTGCACTATCCAAGCAATTGCTGCTCGACGTGTTCATGGTGATAGAGGAGCCGGAAAAAACCGTGGATGGCGATACGCCACCAGCAGACGGCGTGACCATAGGCGAGTTTTATGCACACATAAAAAAAGAGATATGTGAATTGTCGAAGATGGGCAATATCTTTACCGGGCCACCAGAAAAACAATTGGTGACGGGTTTCAGGGAATTGCAAAACAAGGGTGTCTATGATGAGGAAACGGCACTGGCGGCGATAGACATGATCGTTGAACAGGGTGAAGGCAGTGATATCAGCCCTCTGGACCCTGAGCATGAACTCGCGCATTACTACAAATATGCAGAGATTTATCATGGCCGCAAACTGATCGCCAACCCCACACCAAAACCTGGCCAGCCAGCTTGGGTATTTGAAGGCCACCGCATAGAGTTTGATGCTGGCGGTATCTACCCCGTCATCAGTAATCCAAACCGGCATAGCTATGCTGGCAAGCCGCGCATTACCGATCTGAACCTGACTTTCAACAGCACTTACTCTGACATGCTGCGCAAATTGCACAATGTCTTTAACGGCCAGCCTGACAATCTCGCACTGGCCTTGCTGTCCATGCAATCGCTCAGAGAGCAGGCGCAGTTGCTGATGACGCAGGAAGTCGTGCCTGGCCAGACTGCCGGTCCCACATTTGATTATATTCCCGCCTGA
- a CDS encoding DMT family transporter, translating into MGIGVLYAMAAGLMWGLVFIGPLLLPEYPAALQSFGRYLAFGLITLPIAWMDRRQLRLLNKSDWIEALKLAAVGNILYYLCLASAIQRSGAPLPTMLIGTLPVVIAITANYRNAQRDGSIAWRRMLPSLLMIFAGVACVNSVEIAALQAASNKNIQTYIIGGLFALVAVACWTWYPLRNADWLRHHPDRNPRVWASAQGVATLPLALLGYTGLWIYMGVTGQDFSMPFGPRPQYFITLMLIIGLFASWLGTMCWNQASQRLPTNLAGQLIVFETLAALAYAFILNKRMPEPMVLLGIVLLIIGVMTALRAKPATASVSSPAH; encoded by the coding sequence ATGGGTATCGGCGTTTTATATGCGATGGCAGCAGGTTTGATGTGGGGGCTGGTATTCATCGGCCCCTTGCTCTTGCCTGAATACCCGGCTGCCTTACAATCATTTGGCCGCTATCTGGCATTTGGCCTGATCACTCTCCCTATCGCCTGGATGGACAGGCGACAATTGCGTTTGTTGAACAAGTCAGATTGGATAGAGGCGCTGAAGCTGGCAGCAGTCGGTAATATTCTGTATTACCTTTGTCTGGCCAGCGCGATACAGCGTTCAGGCGCACCATTGCCTACCATGTTGATAGGTACGCTACCTGTCGTCATCGCCATTACCGCCAATTACCGCAATGCACAGCGCGACGGCAGCATCGCCTGGCGACGCATGTTGCCATCACTATTGATGATTTTTGCTGGTGTTGCCTGTGTCAATAGCGTGGAAATAGCGGCATTGCAGGCAGCTTCAAACAAAAATATCCAGACCTATATCATCGGCGGCCTGTTTGCCCTGGTTGCTGTTGCCTGCTGGACCTGGTACCCATTAAGAAATGCAGACTGGCTACGTCATCATCCTGACCGCAACCCCAGGGTCTGGGCCAGTGCTCAGGGCGTTGCAACCTTGCCGCTGGCTTTGCTCGGTTACACGGGATTATGGATATACATGGGCGTGACTGGCCAGGATTTTTCCATGCCATTTGGCCCGCGGCCGCAATACTTCATCACCCTGATGCTGATCATCGGTTTGTTTGCCTCATGGCTGGGTACGATGTGCTGGAACCAGGCCAGCCAGCGCTTGCCCACCAACCTGGCCGGTCAGCTCATCGTATTCGAGACCTTGGCCGCACTGGCCTATGCCTTCATTCTCAATAAACGCATGCCAGAACCCATGGTTTTGCTGGGTATCGTTTTATTGATTATTGGCGTGATGACTGCCTTGCGTGCCAAACCGGCGACAGCCTCAGTTTCATCTCCTGCACATTAA
- the rnhA gene encoding ribonuclease HI translates to MDNIEIYTDGACKGNPGVGGWGALLVAGNKEKELFGGEKETTNNRMELMAVIQALGALKRPCHITLHTDSQYVLKGITEWITGWKAKGWKTASKAPVKNVDLWQQLDAARTIHEIDWRWVRGHTGHPGNERADQLANRGVESVL, encoded by the coding sequence ATGGATAATATAGAAATTTACACAGACGGTGCCTGCAAGGGTAATCCTGGCGTTGGCGGCTGGGGCGCTTTGCTGGTGGCAGGTAATAAAGAAAAAGAATTATTTGGTGGCGAAAAAGAAACCACCAATAATCGCATGGAATTGATGGCAGTGATACAGGCTTTGGGCGCATTGAAGCGACCCTGTCATATTACCCTGCACACCGATAGCCAGTATGTATTAAAAGGCATCACCGAATGGATCACAGGCTGGAAAGCCAAGGGCTGGAAAACAGCCTCCAAGGCACCAGTGAAGAATGTCGATCTGTGGCAGCAACTCGATGCTGCACGTACCATCCATGAAATTGACTGGCGCTGGGTGCGTGGCCACACCGGCCACCCTGGTAATGAAAGAGCTGATCAACTGGCTAACCGTGGTGTTGAATCAGTATTGTAA
- the gloB gene encoding hydroxyacylglutathione hydrolase, whose amino-acid sequence MFFSKASMPDMKNSLSILTVPAFDDNYLWIIHDGQHAAVVDPGDAMPILQALTQHQLTLSAILLTHHHADHIGGVPRLLEHAAVPVFGPTNDKIAVVTQKLQQDDVVTVPGINLKLKVLDVPGHTLGHIAYFAPEQHWLFCGDTLFAGGCGRLFEGTPAQMLHSLEQLAALPDDTAVYCAHEYTLSNLRFAKEVEPDNQDLLERIKREQARRDQGIPTVPTQISLEKQTNPFLRSRESTVISRLLESGKIPAVQNDVSHFAALREWKNRF is encoded by the coding sequence ATGTTTTTTTCCAAAGCATCCATGCCTGATATGAAGAATTCCCTGAGTATATTGACTGTCCCCGCCTTTGACGACAATTATCTATGGATTATCCATGACGGCCAGCATGCTGCCGTCGTTGATCCTGGCGATGCCATGCCAATTTTACAAGCCCTGACGCAGCATCAACTGACATTGTCCGCTATTTTACTCACTCATCATCATGCCGATCATATTGGCGGTGTGCCACGTCTGCTCGAACACGCTGCAGTGCCCGTATTTGGCCCCACCAATGACAAGATCGCCGTAGTCACGCAAAAGCTGCAACAAGATGATGTAGTGACCGTGCCCGGCATCAACTTAAAGTTGAAGGTGCTGGACGTTCCCGGCCATACACTGGGTCATATTGCCTATTTCGCCCCTGAGCAGCATTGGCTGTTTTGTGGTGACACCCTGTTTGCCGGCGGCTGTGGCCGCCTGTTTGAAGGTACGCCCGCACAGATGCTGCATTCGCTAGAGCAACTGGCTGCCCTGCCCGATGATACGGCAGTATATTGCGCCCATGAATATACGCTATCCAATCTGCGTTTTGCCAAAGAGGTAGAGCCTGATAACCAGGATTTGCTGGAGCGCATCAAACGCGAACAAGCCAGGCGCGACCAAGGCATACCTACGGTGCCTACCCAGATAAGCCTGGAAAAACAGACCAATCCATTCTTGCGCAGCCGCGAAAGCACAGTCATCAGCCGCCTTTTGGAAAGCGGTAAAATCCCTGCCGTACAAAATGATGTCAGCCATTTCGCTGCCTTGCGTGAATGGAAAAACCGCTTTTAA
- a CDS encoding AraC family transcriptional regulator → MPGVPESFEHVSDRAEFKRAQHRPGVELYRAHIVAHAFEPHTHEAFGLGSIASGVERFRYLGSDHLAPQDSVVMMNPDELHTGRAETDTGWRYRMMYIDPDVVAEVTGEQGWWFRDAVAHDARSARKLGVMLEQIWQATDKLSFDSLLFDILSEFKRFASAPQAPAGLAKQRFATVLDYMRASMAERISLEQLALVAGLSPFHFLRSFKAQYHATPQQMLMALRLYEAKCLLSKGLPPAQVAAATGLTDQSHLNKAFVRRYGVTPSRYQQQMRA, encoded by the coding sequence ATGCCTGGTGTGCCTGAAAGCTTTGAACATGTGAGTGACCGTGCTGAATTCAAAAGGGCGCAACATCGCCCAGGTGTGGAGTTATACCGCGCCCATATAGTCGCCCATGCCTTTGAACCGCATACGCATGAAGCGTTTGGTCTGGGTTCTATCGCCAGCGGGGTAGAGCGTTTTCGTTATCTCGGTAGTGATCATCTGGCTCCGCAAGATTCAGTCGTGATGATGAACCCGGATGAATTGCATACTGGCAGGGCAGAAACTGATACCGGCTGGCGTTATCGCATGATGTACATCGATCCTGATGTCGTGGCCGAAGTCACGGGTGAGCAAGGCTGGTGGTTCAGGGATGCAGTCGCGCACGATGCCAGAAGTGCGCGCAAGCTGGGTGTCATGCTGGAGCAAATCTGGCAAGCCACTGACAAGCTTAGTTTTGACAGTCTCTTGTTTGATATCCTGTCTGAATTCAAACGCTTTGCCAGTGCGCCGCAAGCACCAGCGGGTCTGGCGAAACAACGTTTTGCCACGGTGCTCGATTATATGCGTGCCAGCATGGCAGAGCGAATCAGCCTTGAGCAACTGGCACTGGTTGCCGGGCTTAGCCCCTTTCATTTTCTGCGCAGCTTCAAGGCGCAATATCATGCAACACCGCAGCAAATGCTGATGGCCTTGCGCCTCTATGAAGCCAAATGCCTGCTGAGCAAGGGTTTGCCACCGGCACAGGTGGCGGCCGCAACTGGCCTCACAGATCAGTCACATTTGAACAAGGCTTTTGTACGTCGGTATGGTGTGACACCGTCACGTTATCAACAGCAAATGCGTGCATAG
- a CDS encoding sorbosone dehydrogenase family protein — protein sequence MPKDQSERTAMHAYVRHLNFPSSVAVSPAGQVYIAETGLPFDGAAKGGRVLSVNDDGSVQELLNNLRQPVNGLVWHDNSLIISEGGYPGRISRLDIHSGNWTVLLDDLPGFGNYHTNMVAVGPDNKMYFGQGAMTNSGIIGTDSHDLAWLRETRHAPDIPGYDIELSDHVATVTAPEGQQISSSAFARFGQVHAGGTRLQGQTPCTASIMRCNLDGTGLELVAWGIRNAFGLLFLPDGRLIATEQGTDVRGVRPVWNCPDFLFEVKTGAWYGWPDYLGGLPINAPVYRNPQGEGQAFVLANHAELPAPEIPLLAFDVNACAVKMAQIPAGLRHAGDLIVAQFGDERPMTGPPGPRVGRNLIRVDTSDWSKHALPALASVPWHRPIDVAFSPDGAFMYVVDFGDFEFTATKDIRARAASGCVWKISVNNMELTS from the coding sequence ATGCCAAAAGACCAAAGCGAGCGCACGGCCATGCATGCCTATGTGCGCCATCTTAATTTTCCCAGCAGTGTGGCTGTTTCCCCTGCCGGGCAGGTATATATTGCAGAGACGGGTTTGCCATTTGATGGTGCTGCCAAAGGCGGGCGGGTACTCAGTGTCAATGATGATGGCAGCGTCCAGGAATTATTGAATAATTTGCGCCAGCCAGTGAATGGTCTGGTCTGGCATGACAACAGCCTTATTATCTCTGAAGGCGGTTACCCAGGCCGCATTAGCCGCCTTGATATTCATAGCGGTAACTGGACAGTGTTGCTCGACGATTTGCCCGGCTTTGGTAATTACCACACCAATATGGTGGCGGTAGGGCCGGACAATAAAATGTATTTCGGCCAGGGTGCCATGACCAACAGCGGCATCATAGGTACGGATTCGCACGACCTGGCCTGGCTGCGTGAAACCAGGCATGCGCCAGATATACCCGGCTATGACATCGAGCTCAGTGACCATGTAGCGACAGTCACAGCCCCTGAAGGTCAGCAGATATCCTCCAGCGCATTTGCACGCTTTGGACAAGTGCACGCAGGTGGAACCCGCTTGCAAGGCCAGACTCCATGCACGGCCAGCATCATGCGTTGTAATCTGGATGGCACAGGCCTGGAACTGGTGGCCTGGGGCATACGCAATGCCTTTGGTTTGCTGTTCCTACCGGATGGCAGACTCATCGCAACGGAGCAGGGCACTGATGTACGCGGTGTACGGCCAGTCTGGAATTGCCCTGACTTTCTGTTTGAGGTGAAAACGGGAGCATGGTATGGCTGGCCAGATTATCTCGGCGGCTTGCCTATTAACGCACCTGTTTATCGTAATCCGCAAGGTGAAGGCCAGGCCTTTGTGCTGGCTAATCATGCAGAACTGCCAGCGCCAGAAATACCTTTGCTGGCCTTCGACGTCAATGCCTGTGCCGTGAAAATGGCGCAAATACCTGCCGGGCTGCGCCATGCTGGTGATCTCATCGTCGCGCAATTTGGCGATGAGCGTCCGATGACCGGGCCGCCGGGGCCAAGAGTAGGGCGTAATCTTATCCGTGTAGATACCAGCGACTGGAGCAAGCATGCATTGCCGGCTTTGGCGTCAGTACCATGGCACCGGCCCATCGATGTCGCTTTCTCGCCAGATGGTGCATTCATGTATGTGGTCGATTTTGGTGACTTTGAATTCACCGCAACAAAAGATATACGCGCACGCGCCGCTAGCGGCTGTGTCTGGAAAATTTCTGTCAATAATATGGAGCTGACATCATGA